The proteins below come from a single Pirellulales bacterium genomic window:
- a CDS encoding SDR family oxidoreductase — MAENAGKVAIVTGSTQGLGEAISRQLLAEKMIDGLVICGRHTENGRRLAGELTGLGCRTEFVSADLTRVSDCRKIVQTARDAFGRVDYLVNSAANTGRGTILDSSPELFDEMVALNVRAPFFLMQESVRLMLDKGIRGSIVNIISMSSHGGQSFLTPYSMSKGALATLTKNVAHAVVKQRIRVNGLNLGWMDTPGEDAIQKQFHNAPSDWLEKAEQTQPFGRLIKSGEAARMVAFMLSDRSGLMTGSIIDFDQHVDGAHD, encoded by the coding sequence ATGGCCGAAAATGCCGGCAAAGTCGCCATCGTCACGGGCAGCACGCAAGGGCTGGGGGAAGCCATCTCGCGACAATTGCTCGCTGAGAAAATGATCGACGGCCTCGTGATCTGCGGCCGCCATACGGAGAATGGCCGCCGCCTGGCAGGTGAGCTCACCGGCCTGGGCTGTCGCACCGAGTTCGTGTCGGCGGACCTGACGCGAGTGAGCGATTGCCGCAAGATCGTGCAAACGGCTCGCGACGCCTTCGGTCGCGTCGACTATCTGGTCAATAGCGCGGCCAACACGGGACGCGGCACGATTCTCGATTCATCGCCGGAACTGTTCGACGAGATGGTCGCGCTCAACGTGCGGGCGCCGTTCTTTTTAATGCAGGAATCGGTGCGGCTGATGCTCGACAAAGGAATCCGCGGATCGATCGTCAACATCATCAGCATGTCGAGCCACGGCGGCCAGTCGTTCCTCACGCCGTACTCGATGTCCAAAGGCGCGCTGGCGACACTAACGAAAAATGTCGCTCATGCCGTCGTCAAGCAACGCATTCGCGTTAACGGCCTCAACCTGGGTTGGATGGACACGCCCGGCGAGGACGCCATCCAGAAGCAATTTCACAATGCCCCCAGCGACTGGCTCGAAAAGGCCGAACAAACTCAACCGTTCGGCCGGCTGATCAAGTCTGGCGAAGCCGCTCGCATGGTGGCCTTCATGCTTTCCGACCGCTCGGGCCTGATGACGGGCTCAATCATTGATTTCGATCAGCACGTGGACGGCGCACACGACTAG
- a CDS encoding PQQ-binding-like beta-propeller repeat protein: MRFVVSLALLMLWSTTIQAEDMAAARLANWHQWRGPLANGTSPTANPPRTWDENSNVRWKVTLPGEGSSTPIIWNDKVFVLSAVMTDRTIELPPEPEKPAAQEGTPMPRRAKRPNNYFQFVVMCLDRSTGNVRWQDVAAEEVPHEGHHPDHGYASFSPTTDGQYLYVSFGSRGIFCYDLNGRQQWKRDLGDMQTYATFGEGTSPVIHDDSLIVNWDHQGESFLMVLDAHTGETRWKVDRESVTSWATPLVVEYEGRTQVIVNASSRTRSYDLKTGEIIWECGGQVAAAIPCPVTYEGLVYCMTGFRGSALYAIPLSAQGDITDTDKVAWHRHEATPYVPSPLLYGDLLYFTGSNSAILSCLDAKTGEPVFEKSRLQGLKNLYASPVGAAERVYITGRDGVTLVLKHGRTLEVLATNKLDDRIDASPAIVGTQLFLRGHGHMYCLEEKPAKP; this comes from the coding sequence ATGCGATTCGTTGTATCGCTTGCTTTGCTGATGCTTTGGTCGACCACCATCCAGGCCGAAGATATGGCCGCAGCCCGATTGGCAAATTGGCACCAATGGCGCGGTCCGTTGGCCAATGGGACATCTCCTACGGCAAACCCGCCGCGCACCTGGGACGAGAATTCGAACGTCCGCTGGAAAGTTACTTTGCCGGGGGAGGGAAGTTCGACGCCGATTATTTGGAACGACAAAGTCTTTGTGCTTTCGGCAGTCATGACCGACCGCACCATCGAGTTGCCGCCAGAGCCAGAGAAACCGGCTGCCCAAGAGGGTACGCCCATGCCGCGGCGGGCCAAACGTCCCAACAACTACTTTCAGTTCGTAGTCATGTGCCTGGATCGGTCCACTGGCAATGTGCGTTGGCAGGATGTCGCCGCCGAGGAAGTGCCGCATGAAGGGCACCATCCTGACCACGGCTATGCGTCGTTCTCGCCGACAACCGATGGCCAGTACCTATATGTGTCGTTCGGGTCACGTGGCATTTTCTGTTACGACCTGAACGGCCGCCAGCAGTGGAAACGCGACTTGGGAGACATGCAGACATATGCCACCTTTGGCGAGGGAACGTCACCGGTCATACATGACGACTCGCTGATCGTGAATTGGGATCACCAGGGCGAGTCGTTTCTGATGGTGCTCGATGCGCATACCGGCGAGACGCGTTGGAAGGTCGATCGCGAGTCAGTAACCAGTTGGGCCACGCCGCTGGTCGTGGAATACGAAGGACGCACGCAGGTTATTGTCAACGCCAGCAGCCGTACGCGCAGTTACGACCTTAAAACGGGTGAGATCATCTGGGAATGCGGCGGACAGGTGGCGGCCGCCATCCCCTGCCCGGTCACCTACGAGGGGCTGGTGTACTGCATGACGGGATTCCGCGGCAGCGCCCTGTATGCCATTCCTCTCAGCGCCCAGGGAGACATTACCGACACAGACAAGGTAGCCTGGCATCGCCATGAGGCCACACCCTATGTGCCGTCGCCGCTCTTGTACGGCGACCTGCTTTATTTCACCGGCTCGAACTCGGCGATTTTGTCCTGCCTGGACGCGAAAACCGGTGAACCGGTTTTTGAAAAGAGTCGCTTGCAGGGACTGAAGAACCTTTACGCCTCGCCCGTAGGCGCCGCCGAACGCGTCTACATAACGGGGCGCGACGGGGTCACACTGGTGTTAAAGCACGGACGTACGCTGGAAGTGCTGGCGACGAACAAGCTCGACGATCGTATTGACGCCTCGCCGGCCATCGTTGGCACGCAGCTGTTTCTGCGAGGCCATGGTCACATGTATTGCCTTGAGGAAAAACCAGCGAAGCCCTAG
- a CDS encoding SET domain-containing protein-lysine N-methyltransferase produces MPKTKQRRAAAEVAVRRGSRVRVARTKVGWGVFAERWFAASEIIGEIEGHIIDDLDYGSRYCMDLGDSRCLEPAPPFRFMNHCCEPNCTFSWHDIEGRNGQPAQRRVFVIANYRIARGEELTIDYRWPPHMAIPCRCGAESCRQWVVAESDLDTVLAAIATQRSVAKQASAPSQIGP; encoded by the coding sequence ATGCCAAAGACAAAGCAAAGGCGCGCCGCTGCCGAGGTTGCAGTCAGGCGTGGGTCGCGCGTTCGCGTTGCGCGGACCAAAGTCGGCTGGGGCGTTTTTGCCGAGCGCTGGTTTGCCGCCAGCGAGATCATCGGCGAGATCGAGGGGCACATCATCGACGACCTCGACTACGGCTCGCGGTATTGCATGGATCTGGGCGATAGCCGCTGCCTGGAACCGGCGCCCCCTTTTCGATTCATGAATCATTGTTGCGAGCCGAATTGCACGTTTAGCTGGCACGATATCGAAGGGCGGAATGGTCAACCGGCGCAGCGCCGTGTTTTCGTGATTGCGAACTATCGCATCGCACGCGGCGAAGAGCTAACGATCGACTACCGCTGGCCGCCGCACATGGCCATTCCGTGTCGTTGCGGTGCCGAATCGTGTCGTCAATGGGTTGTGGCCGAGAGTGACCTGGATACCGTGCTCGCCGCGATCGCCACACAGAGGTCAGTTGCCAAACAGGCGAGTGCCCCGTCGCAAATCGGCCCGTGA
- a CDS encoding 3-hydroxyacyl-ACP dehydratase FabZ family protein — MSTLERIISPDAFDLENVIADREAINQVNPQRFEWEQLSAVVHDDPDSQIIVGYRDLTEDQWWCRGHFPGRPLVPGVLICEAAAQLCSYHAQIHDLTNGKTLGFGGLDRVRFREMVSVPSRLVIMAKVVKIRHGTMIVYRFQCYVRDSLVCDGELRGIGLPAL; from the coding sequence GTGTCGACGCTCGAGCGGATTATTTCCCCCGATGCATTCGATCTGGAAAACGTGATCGCCGATCGAGAGGCCATCAACCAGGTCAATCCGCAGCGCTTCGAATGGGAGCAGCTATCGGCCGTCGTGCACGACGATCCAGATTCCCAGATCATCGTCGGATACAGGGATTTGACTGAGGATCAGTGGTGGTGCCGGGGGCATTTTCCCGGCAGGCCTTTGGTGCCTGGCGTGTTGATCTGCGAAGCAGCGGCCCAACTTTGCAGTTATCACGCGCAAATACACGATCTGACCAACGGCAAGACACTCGGCTTCGGCGGCCTCGACCGCGTGCGATTCCGCGAAATGGTGAGCGTGCCCAGCCGGCTGGTCATCATGGCCAAGGTAGTCAAGATTCGTCACGGCACGATGATCGTCTACCGGTTCCAATGCTACGTCCGCGACTCCTTGGTCTGCGATGGCGAGCTACGGGGCATTGGTCTGCCCGCACTTTAA
- a CDS encoding cold shock domain-containing protein, producing MPQGTIKKLISEKGFGFIAGERGELFFHHSAVEGTSIEALHEGQTVEYTEGRGPKGPRAENVKVV from the coding sequence ATGCCTCAGGGTACGATCAAGAAGTTGATTTCGGAAAAGGGCTTTGGATTCATCGCCGGCGAGCGGGGAGAGCTGTTCTTCCACCACTCGGCTGTGGAAGGTACGTCGATCGAGGCTTTGCACGAAGGCCAGACCGTCGAGTACACCGAAGGACGTGGTCCTAAGGGCCCCCGCGCTGAGAACGTCAAGGTCGTCTAA
- a CDS encoding RNA-binding protein: protein MGKKLYVGNLSYSVKNSDLEALFAPFGTIQSVQVIEDRETGRSKGFAFVEMGTEAEAQAAIRGLHEQEHEGRPLTVNEAKPREDRGGPRGGGGGGGGGGRRPGGYGGGRSGGGGGGGGGGRGGRY, encoded by the coding sequence GTGGGAAAGAAACTGTATGTCGGGAACCTGAGCTACAGCGTAAAGAATTCCGATCTGGAAGCGCTGTTCGCCCCGTTCGGCACGATTCAAAGCGTGCAGGTCATTGAAGACCGCGAGACCGGCCGAAGCAAAGGATTCGCCTTTGTGGAAATGGGCACCGAAGCCGAAGCTCAAGCCGCGATCCGCGGTTTGCACGAGCAAGAGCACGAAGGTCGCCCCTTGACGGTCAACGAGGCCAAGCCACGCGAAGATCGCGGCGGCCCACGTGGCGGCGGCGGTGGCGGTGGTGGTGGCGGACGTCGGCCGGGCGGATACGGCGGCGGTCGCAGCGGAGGCGGTGGTGGTGGTGGCGGCGGCGGCCGCGGCGGTCGTTACTAA